The following proteins are encoded in a genomic region of Ctenopharyngodon idella isolate HZGC_01 chromosome 12, HZGC01, whole genome shotgun sequence:
- the sstr2a gene encoding LOW QUALITY PROTEIN: somatostatin receptor type 2 (The sequence of the model RefSeq protein was modified relative to this genomic sequence to represent the inferred CDS: deleted 1 base in 1 codon), whose translation MDTWTFMPNSNLSLPDRLVNNSFFPGNESDFGLEIYPHNTTNHGFDQTSSVVITFVYFVVCAVGLCGNTLVIYVILRYAKMKTVTNIYILNLAVADVLCMLSLPFIAIQLLLLHWPFGSAICRVVLTVDSMNQFTSIFFLTVMSFDRYLAVVHPIKSTKWRKPRMAKTISLAMWSVSLLVNLPIMIYSGVNAKRNEARTCTMLWPEPQNTYYTAFIFYTFFLGFFLPLIVISMCYLLIVIKVKSSGMRVGSTKRKRSERKVTRMVSIVVVVFVLCWLPFYVFNVTSVTGTVPTTPVLKSTFDFVVVLGYANSCANPILYAFLSDNFKKSFQNVLCLKRVGGLDEIDRSDSRQDRTRMVNDVMTETQNAALLNGNLQTSI comes from the exons ATGGACACATGGACGTTTATGCCCAATTCTAACCTGTCCCTCCCTGACCGCTTGGTGAACAATAGTTTCTTCCCAGGGAACGAGTCTGACTTTGGTCTGGAGATTTACCCTCACAATACCACTAACCATGGCTTCGACCAAACAAGTTCAGTAGTCATCACATTTGTGTACTTTGTAGTCTGTGCGGTGGGACTCTGTGGGAACACGCTGGTCATTTATGTCATCCTGCGCTACGCCAAGATGAAGACC GTCACCAACATCTACATTTTGAACCTGGCAGTGGCGGATGTCCTGTGCATGCTGAGTCTGCCCTTCATTGCCATTCAGCTCTTGCTGCTCCACTGGCCCTTTGGATCCGCGATCTGCCGTGTTGTACTAACCGTGGACTCCATGAACCAGTTCACCAGTATCTTCTTTCTAACGGTCATGAGCTTTGATCGCTACCTGGCCGTGGTGCATCCGATCAAATCCACCAAATGGCGAAAGCCACGCATGGCCAAAACCATCAGTCTGGCCATGTGGAGTGTCTCTCTGCTGGTCAACCTACCAATTATGATCTACAGCGGCGTGAACGCCAAAAGGAACGAGGCTCGGACGTGTACCATGTTGTGGCCAGAGCCCCAGAACACCTACTACACCGCTTTCATCTTCTACACCTTTTTCTTGGGCTTTTTCTTGCCGCTGATTGTCATCTCCATGTGCTACCTGCTCATCGTCATAAAGGTGAAATCCTCTGGCATGCGGGTGGGCTCCACCAAAAGAAAGCGCTCAGAGCGGAAAGTCACCCGCATGGTGTCTATCGTGGTGGTGGTGTTCGTGCTGTGCTGGTTACCTTTTTACGTATTCAACGTGACCTCTGTGACCGGAACCGTGCCCACCACACCTGTGCTGAAGAGCACGTTTGACTTCGTGGTGGTGCTGGGTTATGCCAACAGCTGCGCCAACCCCATCCTCTACGCCTTCTTGTCGGACAACTTCAAGAAGAGTTTCCAAAACGTCTTGTGTCTGAAAAGAGTCGGTGGCTTGGATGAGATCGACCGCAGCGACAGCCGTCAGGACAGGACTCGAATGGTCAACGACGTCATGACAGAAACGCAAAACGCCGCACTGCTCAATGGAAACCTTCAGACCAGCATCTGA
- the LOC127523500 gene encoding somatostatin receptor type 2 — translation METAVPLGMFYDNVSVLDLDGAAINNVYIQEDFDAFSITMAVMYLAVCIVGLAGNSLVIITILKLDKMSSATTVYIFNLALADGLFMVGLPFIAIQNFQDQWIFGDAVCKLVMVLDGINQFTSVFCLTVMSIDRYMALVDPLRFARWRTPRRAKIIAALMWFISLFPVLPMAIHFSANYGLCTVDPHVASDTWWLTFLSYTFVLGFALPFTVMIVFYTALLVTLRNTTSSLESHRLEKQVTKMVVAVVLVFGICWLPFYVFNFCSLHRTDLALYFARGFEFVVLLSYSWSCANPILYACLSETFRRHFHTLLCPHKSSPTHCERDTEGYVLHDTNAQA, via the coding sequence ATGGAAACTGCGGTACCTTTAGGAATGTTTTATGACAACGTGTCGGTTTTAGACCTGGATGGTGCTGCGATAAACAATGTTTACATCCAGGAGGACTTTGATGCTTTCAGCATCACCATGGCCGTAATGTACCTGGCAgtgtgcattgtgggattggcCGGGAACTCGCTGGTCATCATCACCATTCTGAAGCTGGACAAAATGTCTTCGGCGACCACCGTCTACATTTTCAACTTGGCTTTGGCTGATGGACTTTTCATGGTAGGACTCCCGTTTATTGCTATCCAAAACTTCCAGGACCAGTGGATCTTCGGAGATGCTGTTTGTAAGCTGGTTATGGTTCTGGATGGCATTAATCAATTCACAAGCGTGTTCTGCCTGACGGTGATGAGCATTGACCGCTACATGGCGCTAGTAGACCCGTTGCGCTTCGCACGTTGGCGGACGCCACGACGGGCGAAGATCATCGCTGCATTAATGTGGTTTATCTCTCTATTTCCCGTGCTTCCCATGGCTATTCACTTTTCCGCCAACTACGGTTTGTGCACTGTTGACCCCCATGTTGCATCTGACACTTGGTGGTTGACCTTTCTCAGCTACACATTTGTATTGGGCTTTGCCTTGCCCTTCACCGTAATGATTGTGTTTTACACAGCGCTGTTGGTGACTCTGAGAAACACCACTTCTTCACTGGAGAGTCACCGGCTGGAGAAACAGGTAACCAAGATGGTGGTGGCGGTTGTGTTGGTGTTTGGCATCTGCTGGCTGCCGTTTTACGTCTTCAACTTTTGCTCTCTGCACCGTACGGATTTGGCGCTGTATTTCGCTCGTGGCTTTGAGTTTGTGGTGCTGCTGTCGTATTCGTGGAGCTGCGCCAATCCAATACTGTACGCGTGTCTGTCGGAAACTTTTCGGAGGCATTTCCACACCCTCCTCTGTCCCCACAAGAGCTCACCGACACACTGTGAGAGAGACACCGAGGGGTACGTCCTGCACGACACCAACGCACAAGCTTAG